The genomic stretch GAGGAAGAGTATCGCCCAATATCAGAATATGGTTGGACTTCGAGCAACCAATCTATTAGGGGTTGTGCCAAGATACAATCGAGAGAGACATGTGGCTATTGTGCATAGAAAAGGTTAGGTTTCATAGTCAATTGATTCGTTGGATGCAATTGATGAGCAACAGATTCAGTTGGGTGACAAGAAACATTTGTGCTTCATGTGGTCCATGGAGATACTAGTGACATGAATAGTAGTGCATCCACAGATGATGATGGTTTGGGTAACTCAATCTTCTTGTTTTGGCTTCTCAGAGTTGATGAGTGAGGCATGGAGCGATGAGCAGGATTTCACTCATACCATTTTGGACATGGATCATAGAGCACAAGGACCCATGAAGCTCGTTTATGAACGAAAAGATacaaggaaagaggaagaggattgATATATAGTTATCTACTCGCATATGTGGTAGAGCCTATACGATACAAAGATCGTTAGGAGTTCATCTTATTCAAAACCTTCTTACTGATCTCATGGCCAACATATGCATGTTGAAAGTtgattgtgttttttttttcttttctagtcAGATACATCTTATGGCATGCAATATTAGGACAATGACGAGAGTTGTTGCTCTGATCCACTCCATCCTACATAGTCATACTTGTTATGGTCCTACCCGCCTCAGGCGTCTCTTATCATGAGTGGTTCATGATGAGGAGGGCTACCACATTATTGCATCAATTGCACCCTGTTTATATTGGTATTAGATATTGTGAGAGCAGTTTCAGGCATGGGTTCTTTAATTTCAGCATATTATGGATCCCAATTCGGTTGTTGTGTATTCATGTTGATCATTTTGGTGATAAGAGTagctatttattttaattttatatctaaTCTTGTACGCTTATATATTAGAACTCCTTTCTATGTACATGTATTCTTGAAGTATTGTTTGTGATCCTTATTGCATATAGATTTCAATTTAGCATTTATTAATTTCAAAATCTAAACCACTTTATTTTTATCAGATTTAATTTGTGAATAAAAGGTGAGATGTAACCCTAAAataagtttttaaattttttgattgatTCTTTGAGCTTTTTTGTACCAAGGTATGTATCGGCGTACCATGTTGTCTGTTGGTATGCTGGCATGTACCAAATCAACTCAGTCCATGCCTAGACCAGCATAGACCCGGTACATAAAATTGGATCCCAAATTATCCTTTTAGGATATTATGTTGTATTTCATGTATATCTAAGACCAATGAACAAACTGTGCCCATTCATCCGGATTCTTTCTGTGTACCGGAGGATCTTCTTGTTGACTATGCTCAGTATGTGATCCAAGTAGTCTAAAGACTAAACATCTATCAGTTTCTACACTAAGCAACTCAGGTGCCTAAAATGTCCTGACTAGTGGCATCTTTTCTGAGAAACACCAAATAGTTGTTGGGTGTAGAAATCTTCTCAAATCTTCCATTATGATTCCTGGAGTTAGAAATCTGCTTTGTGTCTGATCCAACATCAGAAGAAGTCTTTGATAATTAAGGATGACTAATTTTTGCACTTGTTtgagacagataggtccaatttgAAGAAACCAGACCTTAAATAGCAGTACATCTTTGGTCACATGATTCCATCAAACTGGAGTGGAGATATGCCATAACTTGGCAAAGACCTTAAATAGCAGTACAATCTTGAACTCTTTTGTGTAGTGTGTTTGTGTGCTCACAAGCTTAATTAGGGTGATATGCCATAACTTGGCAAAGACCAAATTGGAGAAGcatgcaagttgatgaattgcaaTTTTAGGCATTGTGGcatattagattaaaataaatatgaagaaaatttttcaaaaagttatttttaatttgttAACTAATTTTTTCTATACtaatttcaattttctttttttttttgacaaaatagAAATGTTGGGACTCAAAGAAAATGGTGCAAAAATATCTAAATCTATGTTGTATGATCATTGCACTTTACCACTAGGGGAGGATGATTATTTAAGAATTTCACAAATTCCACGAAAAAAGGTTCGTGCTCTGTACTGATTTTGTTCGAAATCCAATTACACCAGAAATTTATAAgatctgatctacattgtttgctGAATTTTACAGGGAGCAAATTTTAGAGACCTCCCTGGTGTCATTGTTGGTTCTGATAATTCTGTGCAATTTGACCCCACAAGAGAGAGAGTACTGCTACCATCTGGAAGACCACTGGTAAGTCAATATTAATAATAAGCATTtaattttttccaaaaaaaaagaattttatgaatGTACTAGATCAATCCAGTACATGGCTATGCTTTGAGTAACAAGGATGAATACACAGGTTATTGTTTCATTTTCTTTTAATAGTTATTTTCTACCATGGGTTTCCATAGCTTCTATCCAGTTTCCATTGattattctttttcaaaaaatgAAAGCATGAAAAGGCATGTTGATGTGCATGTTATTGCTGAAGGATATATATGGTTGCATATActgaatcttttttctttttcattcagGTCCCAGATTATGCCATGAACTTTGGACATGGAAAGTCATTaaggtatttttttttaattttcattgaCAACATGAGTTTCTGGATTTATCGTTCATAGAATGTTAGCATTGTTGTTGTTTTTCTGTAACATTATTATTAATTTGTTGTTCATGACCCTGTAGACCTTTTTCTCGTCTATGGTGGGATGAAATAGTGCCAACTGTAATCACCATACCTAATTTTCGCTGCCAGGTTATTATAATTCCTTGTCTGGATTTGTAATGCTCGTCCGATGTTACCATCCATCCAACTGATTGTGGCATTTATAAACTTTCAGGCTATGATACATCCTGAGCAGGATCGGACCCTTAGTATCCGTGAATGTGCAAGGTTGCAAGGCTTCCCTGATTTCTACAGATTCTATGGGACAGTGGAAGAAAGGTACCATTAGTATTGTTTGGACACAATtaagttattttttaaaaaatagcatTACTCTGGGAGTCTGAGTGAAACTTTTAATCAGTTGTAAATTTTTGTTGGATGGTGATAGCAGTCATCTATACAAATTGAAATAACCTAGAAAATAGAAGTAGATAAATTAGGGATGAGACATCAAGGCCCAGTGAAGCTTTTTCTTTTAATCACATTCATCACAACAAAGTTGCTAAGGTTTGTCGTATACTGGGTCCAAGATCAATATCCTACAGGTCAACTCACTTTGGTCTCTAAACTTGTGTTGTTGTCATCCTCAATTGATCTAAATTGTTGCAATCAAGTTAGCTACTATCAAGAGACTTTAACAGAATGCACATGAGTTCACAGTCAACTATCAATAACAAAAACTAATAGGAAGGATCATATAGGTAATTTACCTTCTGGACACTATAGACTTGTAAAATAAAAACAATTCTTCAGCTAACCATTATAAATAAATTAAGATTTTATTCGCCACACTGATCAGTGTTAAAATAGTATCACTGATTCCATTTAGGACTTCAAAACAATTAATCAAAACTAATGGCAGTATTCGTCTGAATATTTCAAGAAAATTGTTACTCAATTTAATTGGTTAAAACAAACCCAAAATGCAATTCAGTTGCAATTCACTCGATTGTAATGGCCCAAGACCTAAACCACAATGAACTCTTCCTTTATCAATTTGCTTTTAGTATGCAAACTTGTCCTCGAGAACTTTCTCTGTCCAAGTCCATGACAACACTTGAAGCATTGACATCTGATGATGGATTCCTGATTCCCGTCTCAGGTTTGTACTAAAATTGTTCATTTGTGGTGTTGACTGGGGCATCTTGTTGATATGTTTTGTTGATTACTGCTGGTATTGCTTTCTCCTTATGAATtgatcaaattgagaatgttcctTAATGCATGATAGGGCTTATCACGACTAGTGGATTTGTTGTTCTGCCTGTTTGAGTGATTGGGAATGTCTCCGTGCAGATATCGCCAGATCGGCAATGCTGTAGCTGTTCCAGTCGGCCGCGCTCTGGGTTATGCTTTGGCTATGTCATGGCTAAGAAAAAGTGGAGATGAGCCTTTGATGACACTCCCATCTAACTTCTCATTCTTATGCAAACTCCCTACGTCTTCTTAGGAATTTATCTTGTGAACATAATCCTCTCTTTGTCAACTCCATTGAGCTCAAGATTTTTACTCAAGGCCTACCTTGATTGAGAGGGAAAAATTCTCCTTACTATTGATAATTTGACCCTCTGCTCATTTAATCCTTTGAACCTGTAACCAATCTGACTAATGCTATTAAGATTCAACTGAACATAGATGAATTTCTTTCTCCCATTCCTTAAAGAAAATTCGTGTCTGCATTTAGAAATCATCCTGTAAAttagatctttgcccattgacttGTTGTTCATTAGCTTTCCTCAATCCATTGTTCCTCTACTGGGGAGGGTGACTTTCCATGCGTCTCCATCGTTGGTGGTCTACTGGTTGATTACATTTGGCATTTGATGCAAGTTGTCCGAGAGGCTGTTGTTGTTGCTGATTGTGTAACTTTCTATTGGGAGCTCTATCTGATCTGAAGAAGAATTATAGTAAAATCATCTGTCTGAGTTAGGGCATTTGTATTGCTTACAGTAGTGACTGACAAAGACTTGTCTTTGGCAGTGTAATATAGTGACAATTCCCTGTTGTATTAATCTTATTTGGGTTCTCCAATCTTCCAAGAATAAGAACACGGATAGATGGAAGAAACTTGTTGCTTGTGCTGCCATTTTTCTTAGAACGGAAAACGGATGTGTTACAAATGAATTGATTTCATCTGGTTGCTTATGTTGTATCCAGTTCACCGGCATTTCACCGGACTTGGATCGAGGCACTTCACCGGCATTTCCTTTTTGACGACAGGTGCATGGGCAGCAGCTGATTCGATCCTGGCAATTGATCGAGCACCTTAGTCACTGACTATGGCTTCATTTCATTACATTCTCACTGCGCATACATCTCTGCACTGCTGCCTATTGTGGTTTTTACTTGAtataattgcatatatatatatatatatatatatataagggttaattatagattatcttatGTAGTTAGGTTTTTCTTAGTATTTTAGTTTTTAGATTTAAATtatgttaaaatatttatattcatgaaagtgagatatttagttttatttatcataatgtcATTTATTTTACTAATAGAAGTACGAAAATAATGAatagaaaaattaattttaatgtttcaattGGTGGTGGTAAATGATGTTGGTGGTGTTGGATGACGATACCATTGGGGGTCATAGAtggttgttgtggatgaggagtacGACAGTAACAGATGATGGTCGTTTTACATCTACGATAATGTTGACACAGTTGTCGAACAACCTCGCTTGATAATTGCATTGACATCAACATAGATACAAATACAAAGTGGCACTTTTGTTACTCGATAATTATGTTGATGTTGACTCAAATGTAGAACAACGAAAATGTCGTATAGCAACTACATTGGCGTCGACTCAGATGTAGGGCAACAAAGAGGTTGCTTAGCAACTATatcaatattgatgtaattattgaGCGGTAAAAGGATCACTCGACATCTACATCAACGTTAATATAGATGCAAAGTCGTTACTCACCTCACGTTGGAGCTCACTTCGTCCATAATAATCACCCATTGTTTCAATGACGTTGTCGTCTGCTATCACTAATGTCGTTTGTCACTATAAACGAAAacattgaaattattattatttcattatttttatacttttatcgataaaattaattATGTTAAGATAAATAGAATTAGATATTTAACTTTTATAActatagatattttaatataattttttttaaaccagAATATTAAAAATCGTGATGTAGTTATTTACCCTAACTGAAAACCGTTATACGGTTCATACCCATTCTAGCTTCCACAACATCGTAACAGTGCCCAAAAGTTaccccctcttctctctctctctctctctctctggtgatCGTCGCTGAGAGCGGCGACTGGCGACGGTGGCGATGGCGTCCCACCTTCTGAGCCGAGCAAAGAACCTAACCCtctcctgccgcctactccaccatCCTTATGCCCCGAGTGATCCCGTGGCCTTCGCTCACTGCCTCCGAGCAGTCGGCTCGCTCGTCTCCTCCCATCCGCTCCCTGATCCCAGATCCGCCTCGGCCCCCACTGCCAATCGCTCGTCCCCCGTTGCTTCCTGTCTCGCCCGTGCCCCAGTTTTCGGCCACCTTGTTTCTGGAAAGGTTAACCCTTCTTCTTGGCCTCCTTATTGTGTCCTTTGTCTTGTCGATCTCGTGTCTGGATTCTTTCGTCTAAGTGATCTTAAGTTTTGAGTTATGGATGTTGGTTTCTCGGCGTTGGTTTTTGGTGTACGAAGTCTGATTCATGTGGAAAACCTGCCATAGGTCTTTTTCTTCCAGTAGTGTGAGTCTTGTAGAAGTAAAAGGAGGATAAAAGACGGAGAGATTTTCAATCTATTAGTAGGCTGAAATTTTAATTGGTCTTTTGAAGCATCTTCTCGATTTGCCTCTCAGTGCTAGAAAGATTGTCTTTTTTGGTGCATATATGTAGTCATCGTAGCTTGAAGTGGAGGGATTTGTTTGTTTCTTGCGTGAAGGCCATGGATGGCCATGAGACGTGGGAGTAAATGGGGGCTCAGGATGACCTCCTGGACTCCAGTTTGCAGAGCAGCTACAAACTCTTATAAATTTTGTGCTGAGAGACTATACAAAAATCATGGTGCTTTAAGTTTTCATTAATGTTTGAAATAGGTGTATTCTGTAGATATAAACGATCTGATGGCCCAAGTTTGTCCCACTAATAAGCGATTGAACATCCAAAATTGCCGAAAAAGCACTAAGGATCTCAACTTTTGTTCACTTTTAATATGGGTAGCTCACTCAAAGAATAATGGTAAATGCATCAGTAGAAAGGTCTGGATCAAAGTATCTGGCAACCAGGAAGCCATACGTAGCTAATGTTAGTGCTGCTTAGATAAAAATGTTTAAGATGGATGTGTGGGATTATTAGAAAAGGTAATGCAAGAAATGTCTATATTTATGTAGCTTTGTTAGAAGATAAGTCGAGGAAAATGaatttaagatgatatcagcataTAAAGAGGAAGTCTGtaattttgctagttgatggggtGAGCTTATTAGAGTTATTGGTTTCAGGAGAGGCATTGAGCGACCTAAGAAAGCTTTATGAGAAACAGTCAGAGAGATTTCTTTATCTTTATTTGAAGTTATATTTCCCTAAACAGAACTTATTGATAGGATAAATTCCATATAGCTGAACCCATATAGTAGGAGATTTGTAGTTTACGGTTCTTGTACACACTGCTCTTAACTTTGCATACTTGCAAAATTATCAAGTAGTATAAGAAGGTTATATGAACTGATTTGGAGATGgttgaaagaaacatcaagttGTATATCAAGGTTGTAAGTGGCTACAAACCTCTGTTTGCCTTGAAATAGAGCAATGCCAGATTTAGTTGGATCTTTTGACAAAGAAAACTATGATCAACTGCCAACCTGATGTCTATGATCTAAGAAAGTTGGCCCCAAATGCCCAGCCAAGTTAAGATTGGCAAATTATGTGCTTCCACAAGAAACCTAAAAAACATCATATTATTCATTTGTTGAACAGCATAAAGCcacacatattttttatttatattatagttcCATTCAATCTAGGAGTTATTATAGAATATTTTCATGGTCTCAAGGATTGTCAGGTAGATGTGACAGCTTTGCTACAGGGACCAATGTCATTATCACAGATAATTTGGACAATTGAGCCCACAAACAAAATTATGCGATGGAAGTCCAAAAATCAGCAGCTGCAAAGGATTGTGGATGAAATAGTTTGTTGCAAACTCTGATGAAGATAGTGATGGAGAATGACAAATGATGTGAGAGGGCTAAAAGGGAACTCAGAAATAGACAAATGAAGAAGCGACAGCTGGGTGATTACCCGAGGAACATTAAATTGTTACTGTGATGGAGGAACTTATAATTGAAAAGGCCATATCAGTGTATGAGACTCTCACCAATACAAGGTTTGGTGAGGGTCAATATATGTagtcttatctttaaatattaaaaGTGGTTATTTCCGTAACTCAAACTTTGGTCTCCCAGGTCGCAAGGGAGCAACTTTATCATTGTACCAAGTCCTGCTTTCACAGGAATTCATAatgtaatataaaatttaaatatttgataCATCATGATATCTTTTCGCCCTTTCTCTTTATTTCctgttttttattttgatgatttgatctaTAATACATCTTTCTTCTAACTTCCCTAATGCCTTGTCGTATTGTTTCATTCTGGACTGTATTTTGAGACACCaataattttttggtaatacTAATTTGAATGTTTTCTGTTACTGATTTTTATGCAGATTAGTTCCGAAAGAATTTTGCAAAATGGCACTTTTAGTCCATTACATGGAAGTGCACAGTTCTTAGCTCGCTCATTTCATGTGAAAGCACAAGGTGGAGAAACAAATATTCAAGCAGACAACACACATTTGCAGCATAATGTATGTTACTCCTCTCCTTGGCTGTTATTTTCATATGTGCCAAGGTTGTTTCTTCTATATTTTGCTGTTCTGTGATGTCTCCTCTCTATAATATATTAGACTATTGAAATGTTATTGCAGAACGTATCTGATGTGATTGGAGTTGAAGCACCTAGTTGTTTGAAGGGAAAGGAGAATGAGTGTTCAAAGGTAATTGCTTTCAGTCCACTGGAGGTAACCCATACTAAGTCACGAAAAAGCGGGTTGGTGAATGAAAGCTTGAAGGTAAAGACTATGGAGCTTTCTATAAAGACTACATATGCTCTGATACCAGCTTTGCTACTCATATCAAAATCAAAGTTGACTACTCCAGCGCTTGTTCTGTGCATATACTGGATAGCCTGGGTTTTTTAAAGAGATCTTTCTGGACTATGTTCACCATGAAGTGACGAGGAAATGGGTCTTGATATATTTTAAGCTGCTACTTTTTGTCTTAGCCAAGGACACTATCCTTGCTTTTGATCTAGTGTAACGTCGTCTTAGTGTGTCGTAACCACAAACTGCAGACTGATGGATAAGGAAGTCAGCCAATGGCCAACCCATGATTGTTGTTTTACTTGCGTTCTATGACTTCAAATTCCCAGTTTGTTTATGCTATAGAGGCTTGTGTCTAGATATGTTTGGGTTTTCATTTCTAGTGATTGTTGGGAGCTGGGGGTCGGCTGTGGTTCCATCAGTGCTATATGATTGTGGTTGATTCTAGATGTTGGTTTGATCTGGTTGGTTGTCTTTGAATAACTCAGCTCCATGGTGTCTTTCTTCTGCACATTGGTGGAAGGTAACCATGTAACATCGCCTGCATCTTGTGGCAAATGCAACTATGGAGAAGATGAAGTGCACACAGCAAGGTGTGTGTGGACCAACTCCAAATCTCTCGGGGAATATGGATGATGCCGGTGGCACATATGAAGTTTGTAGGAACTGGTACCTTAGTGGCATGAACCAAGATGTGGATATATTGGGTGTTGGATTCAATGGAATGAATCAAGGTCCTGTGAGCTGCATTTGTTTTGTAATAGCATACTTGATGATGGTTTGGTGATATGAAGTCATTTTGTCACTGGTGTTGTGCTTCAGGGATGAATCGGTGTGCGCTAATTAGTGCGTCAAGTTTTATGATAGTAGGTTTAGTGATACGAAATCATGTTCTCATCGGTTGTGTGCTTCAGGGATGAATTAGTGTGCACTTATTAGTGCATCAAGTATTTTGATGGTATTTCATTTTTACGTCTTGCACATTACTGCAATCCAAAGTTCTCTTATTGTCGACAAGGAATCAATCGTCTTGAGTTGGTCAGGTATGTGCCCATGGAATTTGTAGCATCAACCACTTTGGAGTtttagacatgattcatttttataAGTTCATATTGGTGTATTGATAAATGGTCGGTACAATACGTATCGAATTATATCGAGTGTATTAACACATGATATATGAAAACATATCAATGTATTATCTATATTAGTCCTCCATTAGATTGGTACATATTGCTAATATTGATCTATTATAGACTTAGGTGGTTTTGCTGGTGACACTACTACATGTTTGTCCGTAAAGGGTTAGGATATTTGAAATCTCTTATGGACCTTTAACGACCAacaaaagagaagacgggttagagaaaatatttaatttgagatctataaaaagtcatttcagtaaacacttgatagataatgcaaattacaaatatagactttGCAAACTTTGAATGATTGTGTGACAAAGGATCCAAGATTGTCCGCCATGATCAAAAGTTTTCACAAGTGCTCATATGACACTATTACGGAACAAGATAGCGAAGGCTCATCTAATCATGTGTCACCCAGGTAGTTCTTAGGTGATATGCTAATTGACACTCCGCACCATTCACTGCGCATTCCATCTCTGCACTGCTCCCTATTGTGGTTTTTACTTGAtataattgcatatatatatatatatatatatatatatatatatatatatatatatatatatatatatatatatatatatatatatatatatatatatatatatatatatatatatataagggttaattatagattatcttatGTAGTTAGGTTTTTCTTAGTATTTTAGTTTTTagatttaaattatattaaaatatttatattcatgaaagtgagatatttagttttatttatcataacgTCATTTATTTTACTAATAGAAGTACGAAAATAATGAATAGAAAAAgtaattttaatgtttcaattGGTGGTGGTAAATGATGTTGGTGGTGTTGGATGACGATACCATTGGGGGTCATAGAtggttgttgtggatgaggagtacGACAGTAACAGATGATGGTCGTTTTACATCTACGACAATGTTGACACAGTTGTCGAACAACCTCGCTTGATAATTGAATTGACATCAACATAGATACAAATACAAAGTGGCACTTTTGTCACTCGATAATTATGTTGATGTTGACTCAAATGTAGAACAACGAAAATGTCGTATAGCAACTACATTGGCGTCGACTCAGATGTAGGGCAACAAAAAGGTTGCTTAGCAACTATatcaatattgatgtaattattgaGCGGTAAAAGGATCACTCGACATCTACATCAATGTTAATATAGATGCAAAGCGATACTCACCTCACGTTGGAGCTCACTTCGTCCATAATAATCACCCATTGTCTCAATGACGTTGTCGTCTGCTATCACTAATGTCGTTTGTCACTATAAACTAAAacattgaaattattattatttcattgtTTTTAtacttttatcgataaaattaattATGTTAAGATAAATAGAATTAGATATTTAACTTTTATAActatagatattttaatataaatttttttaaaccaGAATATTAAAAATCGTGATGTAGTTATTTACCCTAACTGAAAACCGTTATACGGTTCATACCCATTCTAGCTTCCACAACATCGTAACAGTGCCCAAAAGTTaccccctcttctctctctctctctctctggtgatCGTCGCTGAGAGCGGCGACTGGCGACGGTGGCGATGGCGTCCCACCTTCTGAGCCGAGCAAAGAACCTAACCCTctcttgccgcctactccaccaTCCTTATGCCCCGAGCGATCCCGTGGCCTTGGCTCACTGCCTCCGAGCAGTCGGCTCGCTCGTCTCCTCCCATCCGCTCCCTGATCCCAGATCCGCCTCGGCCCCCACTGCCAATCGCTCGTCCCCCGTTGCTTCCTGTCTCGCCCGTGCCCCAGTTTTCGGCCACCTTGTTTCTGGAAAGGTTAACCCTTCTTCTTGGCCTCCTTATTGTGTCCTTTGTCTTGTCGATCTCGTGTCTGGATTCTTTCGTCTAAGTGATCTTAAGTTTTGAGTTATGGAT from Musa acuminata AAA Group cultivar baxijiao chromosome BXJ1-3, Cavendish_Baxijiao_AAA, whole genome shotgun sequence encodes the following:
- the LOC135633053 gene encoding uncharacterized protein LOC135633053, with protein sequence MASHLLSRAKNLTLSCRLLHHPYAPSDPVAFAHCLRAVGSLVSSHPLPDPRSASAPTANRSSPVASCLARAPVFGHLVSGKISSERILQNGTFSPLHGSAQFLARSFHVKAQGGETNIQADNTHLQHNNVSDVIGVEAPSCLKGKENECSKVIAFSPLEVTHTKSRKSGLVNESLKISSERILQNGTFSPLHGSAQFLARSFHVKAQGGETNIQADNTHLQHNNVSDVIGVEAPSCLKGKENECSKVIAFSPLEVTHTKSRKSGLVNESLKVKTMELFIKTTYALIPALLLISKSKLTTPALVLCIYWIAWVF